Proteins encoded together in one Candidatus Xianfuyuplasma coldseepsis window:
- the rlmN gene encoding 23S rRNA (adenine(2503)-C(2))-methyltransferase RlmN: MNNFYDYTLDGLTEELLKHGFKAFNAKQLFDWVYKKRVQDNDKMTNLSKTLRQFLNKHMWFSEVVVNQHQVSHDGTEKFLFELDDGNIIETVLMRHNYGNSVCVTTQLGCNIGCTFCASGLQKKKRDLTAGEIVAQVVKVQDVSQERVSHVVVMGIGEPFDNYENTMAFIDIINSPHGLEIGARHITVSTSGIVPKIRQFSNEPKQVNLAISLHASNDNMRTSIMKINKVYPLVDVIEAAKEYVEKTNRRITFEYILLQGVNDQLWHADELVQLLRGMNCYVNLIRYNPVDEFSYQGTEEAVARAFHKRLMDQGITATLRHEKGGDIDAACGQLRSKKLTRIE; the protein is encoded by the coding sequence ATGAATAACTTTTATGATTATACCCTTGATGGATTAACCGAAGAATTGTTGAAGCATGGTTTTAAAGCGTTTAATGCGAAGCAGTTGTTCGATTGGGTATACAAGAAACGAGTACAAGACAATGATAAGATGACAAACCTGAGTAAGACATTACGTCAGTTTTTAAACAAGCATATGTGGTTTTCGGAGGTAGTCGTCAACCAGCATCAAGTTAGTCATGATGGGACGGAAAAATTCTTGTTTGAACTCGACGATGGAAACATAATTGAAACAGTGCTAATGCGTCATAATTATGGCAATAGTGTCTGTGTCACAACGCAACTTGGGTGCAATATTGGCTGTACGTTTTGTGCATCGGGTTTGCAGAAGAAAAAACGCGATTTAACGGCAGGTGAAATTGTTGCTCAAGTAGTGAAGGTGCAAGATGTTTCGCAAGAGCGTGTTAGTCATGTTGTCGTTATGGGTATTGGTGAACCGTTTGATAATTATGAGAATACCATGGCTTTCATCGATATTATTAATAGCCCCCATGGGCTTGAAATTGGGGCAAGACATATCACGGTATCAACGAGTGGTATTGTCCCGAAAATTAGACAGTTTAGTAATGAACCCAAACAAGTAAATTTGGCGATTAGTTTGCATGCATCCAACGATAATATGCGCACTAGTATCATGAAAATCAATAAAGTGTATCCGCTTGTAGATGTGATTGAAGCAGCGAAAGAATATGTCGAAAAAACCAATCGTCGAATAACATTTGAATACATATTATTACAAGGTGTCAATGATCAACTGTGGCATGCGGATGAGTTGGTTCAGTTGCTTCGGGGGATGAACTGTTATGTGAATTTAATTCGGTATAATCCCGTGGATGAATTCTCCTATCAAGGAACGGAAGAAGCGGTTGCAAGAGCGTTTCATAAACGACTGATGGATCAGGGCATAACGGCAACGTTACGACATGAAAAGGGTGGCGACATCGATGCTGCATGTGGCCAATTACGCAGTAAAAAATTAACGAGAATCGAGTAG
- a CDS encoding TetR/AcrR family transcriptional regulator — MARISKEDQARIRNDILEVASVKFQEAGFEHVSTKAIAKEVGIAEGTLFNYFDSKTHLFLEVFSEQFILENGTLTFDVNLDEHLVDAIMKHLEKLMKMMLRLPKPILTELMMASVRMAKKHPKQFKRFAELDFKYIEEMEQFLTRLQTHHVIKEVNPRLLSEMIYGVVMYEFLIYLYEKEVTKDDMKHNIRTKLDLLLQGYCQGGEHGN; from the coding sequence ATGGCTAGAATATCAAAAGAAGATCAAGCACGCATCCGTAATGACATTTTAGAAGTAGCAAGTGTGAAGTTTCAGGAAGCAGGATTTGAACATGTATCGACCAAAGCAATTGCGAAAGAAGTTGGGATTGCAGAGGGAACATTGTTTAATTACTTTGATTCGAAGACGCATTTGTTCCTAGAAGTGTTCAGTGAACAGTTTATCCTTGAGAATGGAACACTTACGTTTGATGTCAATTTGGATGAACATCTTGTCGATGCGATTATGAAACATTTGGAAAAACTAATGAAGATGATGTTGCGTTTACCCAAACCAATTTTAACCGAGTTGATGATGGCATCGGTTCGGATGGCGAAAAAGCATCCGAAACAGTTCAAACGGTTTGCTGAGTTAGACTTTAAGTACATTGAAGAGATGGAACAATTTTTGACGAGATTACAAACACATCATGTCATTAAAGAGGTGAATCCCCGACTGTTAAGTGAGATGATTTATGGTGTTGTTATGTATGAATTCTTAATCTATCTATACGAGAAAGAAGTAACAAAAGATGATATGAAACACAATATACGAACGAAACTAGACCTCTTATTACAGGGGTATTGCCAAGGAGGAGAACATGGGAATTAA
- a CDS encoding ABC transporter ATP-binding protein has translation MGIKLEQVTKIYTTGEVETVALKDVDLTINDGEVIVLLGPSGSGKSTLLNVCSGLDNPTSGTITIDNDVISSMNSKQLTKFRRNNLGFIFQQYNLLQTLSVRENVEVGREVSQDPFTVEEIVEQVGLTPNIDKYPYQLSGGEQQRVSIARAVVKKPKIMFCDEPTGALDEDNAKEILSVIQQLNETFQTTVVLITHNPNIGVIADRIVKLNSGQVVEVITNANKKRASDIVWG, from the coding sequence ATGGGAATTAAATTGGAACAAGTTACAAAAATCTATACGACTGGTGAAGTGGAAACCGTCGCGTTGAAAGATGTCGATTTAACTATTAATGATGGCGAAGTAATTGTCTTATTAGGCCCTTCAGGAAGTGGGAAAAGCACACTGTTAAATGTATGTAGTGGACTAGATAATCCTACGAGTGGAACGATTACCATTGATAACGATGTGATTAGTTCGATGAACAGCAAGCAACTGACAAAGTTTCGACGGAATAATTTAGGCTTTATCTTTCAACAATATAATTTATTACAAACATTAAGCGTTCGTGAAAATGTCGAAGTGGGACGGGAAGTATCCCAAGATCCGTTTACGGTAGAAGAAATTGTTGAACAAGTGGGGTTGACACCGAATATTGATAAGTATCCCTATCAGCTAAGTGGTGGGGAACAACAACGGGTGAGTATCGCACGGGCAGTGGTTAAAAAACCAAAAATCATGTTTTGTGACGAACCGACAGGAGCTCTTGATGAAGACAATGCCAAAGAGATTTTAAGTGTGATCCAGCAACTAAACGAAACCTTTCAAACAACCGTGGTATTGATTACGCATAATCCCAATATTGGTGTCATCGCTGATCGCATTGTCAAACTAAATAGCGGTCAGGTCGTTGAGGTGATAACCAATGCGAACAAAAAACGTGCCAGCGATATTGTTTGGGGTTAA
- a CDS encoding ABC transporter permease, translating into MLFRNVLRTLKKQYVQLLLLGIMITLSSFIYTTMDYGVTGIQDATEAYFDDKNQEAFAISMADLLLEDEFTYVIGTCGVTQELYTLSALEQVNADCFYDIINQRKQLILHEYSGITIELREYKNVFYDLQGDSHRLRVLKDSQEINLSYIVKGTKPTNNDDIAISEIYASLNNLEIGDSFTLNDTTYTITGFVLFPDYSLALLSNDFIFDNQTQTIALMTDQGFEQLSEYVGFDWMGAYQAGMTDQEFTDTVIKDYPGNDNLPFITSIVLTVNNMRSGAIYGEIEGGQVMGLGLSILIASIAILIVGIMVSKVLQSQRGPIGILKSMGYTNTQIAKPYIFFIGMLSLPAILMGYYLGTLGAEPLRNMYLLFYLLPSEPIELNLVTFMIAVLVPLGFIMLVGYLVIKQILSKKPVELLNPQISKSASFITKRVSPLLKRLNIIHKIQSILLFRNFVKLLVFVMGMFYAAFLIYLSLSMIGIFDRSINTYYDNTHHNYIGYCDYVTPCLEAEGTQEEVIELPSVLVDQEDAYLVGLSPESSLHPLLNKKGETITSDIEDGLVISESLRLLGGFKVGDEIDVEIAGETLSTTIINVSYEYTGKAYIDKTTLSNLLTDNTDTDFYNAIYSEEELHDNDFLIVVSNQDVVDQSQSMSNMMNMITYILTGVSFILGAIIVYILTVMTIEDNFYNISLFKVIGYNKQEINKMILGGYFIYGFGIFVVTIPIAILAFSLMERLMAQVYSVIMPFDVQLWHIFVGVGLYVIIFYIGAIVAKRHLDKISLQEAMKMYQV; encoded by the coding sequence ATGTTATTTCGTAACGTACTTCGAACGTTAAAAAAACAATATGTTCAATTACTGTTACTAGGGATCATGATTACCCTTAGTAGCTTTATCTATACCACAATGGATTATGGTGTAACAGGGATTCAAGATGCGACAGAGGCGTATTTTGATGATAAGAATCAAGAAGCCTTTGCCATATCAATGGCGGATTTATTATTAGAGGATGAATTTACCTATGTCATAGGAACTTGCGGTGTAACGCAAGAACTCTATACATTAAGCGCCTTAGAACAAGTCAATGCTGATTGTTTTTATGATATTATCAACCAACGGAAGCAATTGATTCTACATGAGTACAGCGGAATTACCATCGAATTACGGGAGTATAAAAATGTCTTTTATGACTTACAAGGGGACTCGCACCGATTACGGGTCTTAAAGGATTCTCAAGAGATTAATCTGTCCTATATCGTAAAAGGGACAAAACCAACAAACAACGACGACATTGCCATCTCTGAAATCTATGCATCATTAAATAATCTAGAGATTGGTGATTCGTTTACTCTAAATGATACGACCTATACGATTACCGGATTTGTACTCTTTCCCGACTATTCGTTAGCGCTTCTATCCAATGACTTTATTTTTGATAATCAGACACAGACAATTGCCTTGATGACGGATCAGGGGTTTGAACAATTATCCGAGTACGTTGGATTTGATTGGATGGGTGCGTATCAAGCAGGAATGACGGATCAAGAATTTACCGATACCGTGATCAAAGATTATCCTGGTAATGACAATTTGCCATTCATCACTAGTATTGTTTTAACGGTGAATAATATGCGAAGTGGAGCAATCTATGGTGAAATCGAAGGGGGCCAAGTGATGGGCCTCGGGTTATCGATTTTAATTGCTTCCATTGCAATCTTAATTGTTGGTATCATGGTGTCGAAAGTATTGCAGTCGCAACGAGGACCAATCGGGATATTGAAATCGATGGGGTATACGAATACCCAAATAGCGAAACCCTATATCTTCTTTATTGGGATGTTATCATTGCCAGCCATTTTAATGGGGTACTACCTCGGTACCTTGGGTGCTGAACCCTTACGAAACATGTATCTACTGTTTTATTTATTACCAAGTGAACCAATCGAGTTAAATCTTGTAACATTTATGATTGCTGTACTTGTTCCACTGGGATTTATTATGTTGGTCGGGTATCTTGTTATTAAACAAATCCTCAGTAAAAAACCGGTAGAACTCTTAAATCCACAAATATCCAAGAGTGCTAGTTTCATCACAAAGAGGGTTTCCCCACTACTGAAACGACTCAACATCATTCATAAAATTCAAAGTATATTATTGTTTCGCAACTTTGTAAAATTACTGGTCTTTGTGATGGGGATGTTTTATGCGGCATTTCTCATTTATCTAAGTTTGAGTATGATTGGTATCTTTGATCGCTCCATTAATACCTATTATGACAACACCCATCACAATTATATTGGCTATTGTGATTATGTGACGCCTTGTCTCGAGGCAGAGGGGACACAAGAAGAGGTCATTGAATTACCGAGTGTACTCGTCGATCAGGAAGATGCTTATCTCGTTGGATTGTCACCGGAATCTAGTCTTCATCCATTACTCAATAAGAAGGGTGAGACGATTACTTCAGACATCGAAGATGGACTTGTCATTTCCGAATCCTTACGACTACTGGGTGGATTCAAGGTTGGAGACGAGATTGATGTGGAGATTGCTGGTGAAACATTATCGACAACAATCATCAATGTTTCGTACGAATATACTGGAAAAGCTTATATCGATAAGACTACATTATCAAACTTGCTAACAGATAATACAGACACTGATTTTTACAATGCGATATACTCAGAAGAGGAACTTCATGACAACGATTTCCTCATCGTTGTCAGCAATCAAGATGTCGTTGATCAATCACAAAGCATGTCAAATATGATGAACATGATAACCTATATATTAACGGGTGTTTCATTTATCTTAGGAGCAATTATTGTCTATATTCTAACTGTGATGACCATTGAAGATAATTTCTACAATATCTCGTTATTTAAAGTGATTGGCTATAATAAACAAGAAATCAACAAAATGATTCTTGGCGGCTATTTTATATACGGTTTTGGTATCTTTGTTGTGACAATACCAATCGCCATTCTTGCGTTTTCACTCATGGAACGACTCATGGCACAAGTATACAGTGTCATCATGCCCTTTGACGTTCAGTTGTGGCATATCTTTGTCGGTGTTGGACTATATGTGATTATTTTTTACATCGGTGCCATTGTCGCGAAACGTCATTTGGATAAAATCAGCTTACAGGAAGCGATGAAAATGTATCAAGTATAA
- a CDS encoding DMT family transporter, with protein sequence MRNIARVVLITAGLIWGFGFIGNKYILDSGWTDVQLLFVRFVSAFVFITLFYFKRIIKANRVVIKQGLILGVFLFFGFFFQTWGLEYTTASNNAIITAGYIVILPLIVYLFDRIKVPRNTIMAALITMAGIVIISVDFTEFTIGIGDVLTFLGAVFWAIHIFILGHQTKKHDLFVLLAVQLFVFSVFITTIMILGDGFPTIARGYDDRFNLYGVGLLLGFTASFLAFTMQAFGQKYTNPTEAAILISTESVFGPIFAMLFYSEPFSITLLIGMILVFGGIVLSETGGNLFKQRNKTKQAG encoded by the coding sequence ATGAGAAATATTGCACGGGTTGTCTTGATCACAGCAGGCCTTATTTGGGGGTTTGGATTTATTGGAAACAAATACATATTGGACAGTGGTTGGACGGATGTTCAATTGCTTTTTGTGCGGTTTGTTTCAGCTTTTGTATTTATTACATTGTTTTACTTCAAGCGAATTATAAAAGCAAATCGTGTTGTTATAAAACAGGGATTAATTCTCGGTGTATTTTTGTTCTTTGGATTTTTCTTTCAAACCTGGGGTTTGGAATATACAACGGCTTCCAATAATGCGATTATCACTGCGGGATACATTGTAATCTTACCCCTGATTGTCTATCTCTTTGATCGAATAAAAGTACCGCGTAACACCATTATGGCAGCGCTAATTACGATGGCTGGGATTGTCATTATATCGGTTGATTTTACCGAGTTCACCATTGGAATCGGAGATGTATTAACCTTTTTAGGTGCGGTATTTTGGGCGATTCACATCTTTATATTAGGACATCAAACGAAAAAGCATGATTTGTTTGTCTTGCTTGCGGTTCAATTGTTTGTCTTTTCTGTGTTTATCACAACCATCATGATTCTTGGTGATGGATTTCCAACCATAGCTCGGGGATATGACGATCGATTTAACTTATATGGTGTTGGATTATTACTCGGTTTTACGGCATCTTTCTTAGCGTTCACAATGCAAGCGTTTGGACAAAAGTATACGAATCCGACGGAGGCGGCAATCCTAATATCGACAGAAAGTGTGTTTGGTCCGATATTTGCCATGTTGTTTTACAGTGAACCGTTCTCAATTACGCTTCTCATTGGAATGATTTTGGTCTTCGGAGGCATTGTACTCAGTGAAACAGGTGGTAATCTATTCAAACAACGAAACAAAACAAAACAAGCAGGATGA
- a CDS encoding LLM class flavin-dependent oxidoreductase → MKKKFELGITTFAEVVPNPKTNKTISYDERIRDVVEEIELADRLGLDYFGVGEHHRKDFAASAPHMILAAAARNTKNIILGSAVTVLSSEDPVRVYQNFATLNALSNGRAEIMAGRGSFIESFPLFGFDLKDYDQLYDEKLRLLLQIRDQEIVSYDGEMRSSIDNLGVYPRTEQPLRISVAVGGTRSSVIRAAKLGLPLFIAIIGGEPLRFKPLIDLYKEVYIESGHPKDEMFISIHSHGYIDMDQDKAVEDFFPSIEPMMSKIGRERGWGPYTKRTYEHAISMAGALYVGTPEYVARKISLLKNQLGVNRFALHVPIGFMEHEKVLQTIELFATKVRPLIQ, encoded by the coding sequence ATGAAAAAGAAATTTGAATTAGGGATTACAACATTCGCAGAAGTTGTACCAAATCCCAAAACCAACAAAACGATATCGTATGATGAGCGAATTCGTGATGTTGTGGAAGAAATTGAACTAGCCGATCGTTTAGGATTGGATTATTTCGGTGTTGGTGAACATCATCGGAAAGATTTTGCTGCAAGTGCACCTCATATGATTTTAGCAGCTGCGGCAAGAAATACCAAGAATATTATCCTTGGTAGTGCGGTGACGGTTCTTAGTAGTGAGGATCCAGTTCGCGTGTACCAAAATTTCGCCACCTTAAATGCCTTGTCCAACGGACGAGCAGAAATTATGGCTGGACGTGGATCGTTTATCGAATCGTTTCCGTTGTTTGGATTTGATTTGAAAGATTATGATCAACTGTACGATGAGAAGTTACGCCTGTTATTGCAAATTCGTGATCAAGAGATTGTGTCGTATGATGGCGAGATGCGCTCATCGATAGATAACCTTGGTGTATATCCCCGAACAGAACAACCGCTTCGGATTAGCGTTGCGGTCGGTGGCACGAGAAGTAGTGTTATTCGCGCTGCAAAATTAGGACTGCCATTGTTTATTGCGATTATTGGTGGGGAACCACTTCGGTTTAAACCGTTAATTGACTTGTATAAAGAAGTGTATATCGAGTCAGGTCATCCAAAAGATGAGATGTTTATTAGTATTCATTCCCACGGATATATTGATATGGATCAAGATAAAGCTGTTGAAGACTTTTTCCCGTCCATTGAACCAATGATGAGTAAAATTGGTCGTGAGCGCGGATGGGGTCCCTATACAAAACGAACATATGAACATGCGATTAGTATGGCGGGAGCGCTTTATGTTGGTACGCCAGAATATGTTGCAAGAAAGATATCTTTATTGAAAAATCAATTGGGTGTGAATCGCTTTGCGCTTCATGTACCAATTGGATTCATGGAACATGAGAAAGTCCTGCAAACGATTGAATTGTTTGCGACAAAAGTTCGACCATTAATACAATAA